Proteins encoded by one window of Candidatus Pelagibacter giovannonii:
- a CDS encoding SAM-dependent methyltransferase: MQLARFLNNIFKNDGFILVDANSKNYIIGSPKKKTPITLKILNKKLHYKLLYRPDLYFGEAYSDGDIVIENGTLTQFLDLALMNIGRGEINFFSQLINKLSGSYRYLTNFNFIKKSKMNVSHHYDLSDDLYDLFLDKKRQYSCGYFKNKNDDLENAQNNKIQHIIKKLNIQSNQKVLDIGCGWGSLAIDIAKSAKCEVTGITLSQNQLDYCLKKAKELNLENQVTFKLMDYRELDEKFDRIVSVGMFEHVGRKFYKRFFKQVEKLLNNNGISLIHTIGSVNPPRDPHPWITKYIFPGGYTPSLSEVTTPIEKAGLVVSDIEVLKLHYSHTLRHWKENCIKNKEKIIKMYDERFFRMWEFYLAGCEIAFKWGDQVVYQFQLTKSYTSTPITRDYIYH; this comes from the coding sequence ATGCAATTAGCAAGATTTTTAAATAACATATTTAAAAATGATGGCTTCATACTAGTTGATGCTAATTCAAAAAATTATATTATAGGTTCTCCTAAAAAAAAAACTCCAATTACACTTAAGATTTTAAACAAGAAACTTCATTATAAATTACTATATCGCCCTGATCTATACTTTGGAGAAGCCTATTCTGATGGAGATATTGTTATTGAAAATGGAACACTCACACAATTTTTAGATTTAGCACTTATGAATATTGGAAGAGGAGAAATAAATTTTTTCAGTCAACTTATAAATAAACTGAGTGGTTCATATAGATATCTCACAAATTTTAATTTCATAAAAAAATCTAAAATGAATGTTTCTCACCATTATGATCTATCAGATGATCTATATGATTTATTTTTAGATAAAAAAAGACAATATTCTTGTGGATATTTTAAAAATAAGAATGATGATCTGGAAAATGCTCAAAATAATAAAATACAGCACATAATTAAAAAATTGAATATACAATCAAATCAAAAAGTTCTTGATATAGGGTGTGGGTGGGGATCATTAGCTATAGATATTGCTAAATCTGCAAAGTGTGAAGTAACAGGAATTACTTTGTCACAGAACCAATTAGACTATTGTCTAAAAAAAGCTAAAGAACTTAATTTAGAGAATCAAGTTACATTTAAGCTTATGGATTATCGAGAATTAGATGAAAAATTCGATAGGATAGTTAGTGTTGGAATGTTCGAACATGTTGGGAGAAAATTTTATAAAAGATTTTTTAAGCAAGTAGAAAAATTACTTAACAATAATGGTATTTCTTTAATACATACTATTGGTTCTGTTAATCCACCAAGAGACCCACATCCGTGGATAACAAAGTATATTTTTCCAGGTGGGTACACACCAAGCTTAAGTGAAGTAACCACGCCAATTGAAAAAGCAGGATTAGTAGTATCTGATATTGAAGTCCTTAAGCTACATTATTCACACACATTAAGACATTGGAAGGAAAACTGCATAAAAAATAAAGAAAAGATTATTAAAATGTATGATGAGAGGTTTTTTAGAATGTGGGAATTTTACCTTGCTGGATGCGAAATTGCTTTTAAATGGGGTGATCAGGTTGTTTATCAATTCCAGCTAACAAAGAGTTATACATCCACACCTATTACAAGAGACTATATTTATCATTAA
- a CDS encoding tetratricopeptide repeat protein, with product MKVFILFLFIFNFVSSAQSSQKVILNNLFDQLQTINNSKSAALLEQKIWSIWNEHPSDFKLTEKLEFGTELMQYGDYNYALKVFSNILENDPKWSEAWNKRATVYFLMSQFKNSLNDIDKVLDIEPRHFGAISGQARIYIKLQEYEKAIKSIENALKFYPSFKNRELIPEIERLIKEDSI from the coding sequence ATGAAAGTTTTTATACTATTCTTATTTATATTTAATTTTGTTTCTTCTGCTCAGTCTTCTCAAAAAGTTATTTTAAATAATCTTTTTGACCAACTTCAAACTATTAATAATTCAAAAAGTGCTGCTCTATTGGAGCAAAAAATTTGGTCTATCTGGAATGAGCATCCTAGTGATTTTAAATTAACTGAAAAGTTAGAGTTTGGAACGGAGCTGATGCAATATGGGGATTATAATTATGCATTAAAGGTTTTCAGCAATATATTGGAGAATGACCCTAAATGGTCTGAAGCTTGGAATAAAAGAGCAACTGTATATTTTTTAATGAGTCAGTTTAAAAATTCATTAAACGATATTGATAAAGTTTTAGATATAGAGCCTAGACACTTTGGGGCTATATCAGGACAAGCAAGAATTTATATAAAACTGCAAGAATATGAAAAAGCAATTAAGAGTATTGAGAACGCATTAAAATTCTACCCATCATTTAAAAATCGTGAACTGATACCTGAAATTGAAAGATTAATTAAAGAAGATAGTATCTAA
- a CDS encoding thiol-disulfide oxidoreductase DCC family protein, producing the protein MKVYFNNSCKICRAEINLYKKENIKDIEWVDITNNKSAEIETQRNAKNLLRRLHIKDGEKVIGGAEAFLLVWKKIPKYKFLYSFFKTPIIFTLFSFFYEIIAFFLFLKNKKQLLK; encoded by the coding sequence GTGAAGGTTTATTTTAATAATTCCTGTAAAATTTGTCGTGCTGAAATAAATTTATATAAAAAGGAAAATATTAAAGACATAGAATGGGTGGATATTACAAATAATAAATCAGCAGAAATAGAAACTCAAAGAAATGCCAAGAACCTTCTACGTAGACTTCATATTAAAGACGGGGAGAAAGTGATAGGAGGAGCAGAAGCTTTTTTATTAGTATGGAAAAAAATTCCTAAATATAAGTTTCTTTATAGTTTTTTTAAAACTCCTATAATTTTTACTTTATTTTCATTTTTTTATGAAATTATTGCTTTTTTTTTATTTTTAAAAAATAAAAAACAACTTTTAAAATAA
- a CDS encoding rhodanese-like domain-containing protein — MKKFDELMNVSKEIKNISVDEAKEKLNDPNVQFIDVRDKNSFESETIGNAINLERGLLEFYLADGSPLENELFKKNPNKEYIVFCGLGGQSTLATKTMQEMGIKNVKNMTGGMTAWKDKK, encoded by the coding sequence ATGAAAAAATTTGATGAATTAATGAACGTTTCTAAGGAGATAAAAAATATTTCGGTTGATGAAGCTAAAGAAAAACTAAATGATCCAAATGTTCAATTTATAGACGTAAGAGATAAAAATAGCTTCGAATCAGAGACTATTGGTAATGCCATAAATTTAGAAAGAGGCTTATTAGAATTTTATCTGGCTGATGGTAGTCCTTTAGAAAATGAATTGTTTAAAAAAAATCCTAACAAAGAATATATAGTTTTTTGTGGTCTTGGGGGTCAAAGCACACTTGCAACAAAAACTATGCAGGAAATGGGAATAAAAAATGTGAAAAATATGACTGGTGGAATGACAGCTTGGAAAGATAAAAAATAG
- the tldD gene encoding metalloprotease TldD, giving the protein MSEFFTKTDLSRKDAESIISETLNNCDDGELYLENSKSESIVLDDNKIKSSSYSSDLGYGLRAVTGEVVAYSHSNEISKKSLKQSASNLSSTLKSQKGIYNHEIPQTNEKFYKDVNPIEEKSLQSKLDLLKEVNNYTRAKGGMVQQVTASFAGEHKSIEIIRSGGEVLTDVRPLIRFNVSVMLEKDGKKETGVYGIGGRQSYDEYLKDDNWKKVCDEAFRIASVNLESKAAPAGEMKVVLGSGWPAILIHEAIGHGLEGDFNRKKTSAFHNLMGQRVASEGVTIVDDGTLHNRRGSLTIDDEGTPTEKTVLIENGILKNFMQDRLNARLMNTRSTGSGRRESYKHVVLPRMRNTMMLNGNYSQEEMIKSVDKGIFAVSFGGGQVDITSGKFVFNCTEAYEIINGKIGSPIKGATLIGDGPSILKEVSLVGNNMMLDPGIGTCGKAGQGVPVGVAQPSILIDKMTVGGTQL; this is encoded by the coding sequence ATGAGTGAATTTTTTACTAAAACAGATTTATCAAGAAAAGATGCTGAAAGTATTATATCAGAAACATTAAATAATTGTGACGATGGCGAGCTTTATTTAGAAAATTCTAAAAGTGAATCTATTGTACTTGATGATAATAAAATAAAGAGTTCTAGTTATAGTTCTGACCTAGGATATGGCTTAAGAGCTGTAACAGGTGAAGTGGTAGCTTATTCTCATTCAAATGAAATTTCAAAAAAATCATTAAAACAATCAGCTAGCAATCTAAGCTCAACATTGAAATCTCAAAAAGGTATTTATAATCATGAAATTCCACAAACTAATGAAAAATTTTATAAAGATGTTAACCCGATAGAAGAAAAATCACTACAATCTAAATTAGATCTTTTAAAAGAAGTTAATAACTATACGAGAGCCAAAGGTGGAATGGTGCAACAAGTCACTGCTAGTTTTGCAGGTGAGCATAAATCTATAGAAATTATAAGATCTGGAGGCGAAGTGTTAACAGATGTTAGGCCTTTAATTCGTTTTAATGTTTCAGTCATGCTTGAGAAAGATGGAAAAAAAGAAACAGGAGTTTATGGAATTGGTGGAAGACAATCCTATGATGAATATCTTAAAGATGATAATTGGAAAAAAGTATGTGATGAAGCATTTAGAATTGCTTCAGTAAACCTTGAAAGCAAAGCTGCTCCAGCAGGAGAAATGAAAGTTGTTTTAGGATCAGGTTGGCCAGCAATACTCATCCATGAAGCTATTGGACATGGTCTTGAAGGTGATTTTAATAGAAAAAAAACATCTGCTTTTCATAATTTAATGGGTCAAAGAGTTGCCAGCGAAGGAGTTACTATTGTTGATGATGGTACTCTTCACAACAGAAGAGGAAGTTTAACAATCGATGATGAGGGTACACCAACTGAAAAAACTGTTTTAATAGAAAATGGTATATTAAAAAATTTTATGCAGGATCGACTTAACGCTAGATTAATGAATACAAGATCCACAGGTAGTGGAAGACGAGAAAGTTACAAACATGTTGTTCTTCCAAGAATGAGAAATACCATGATGTTAAATGGAAACTATTCTCAAGAAGAGATGATTAAATCAGTTGATAAAGGAATATTTGCGGTAAGTTTTGGAGGTGGACAAGTTGATATTACTTCAGGAAAATTTGTATTTAACTGCACAGAGGCTTACGAAATTATTAACGGTAAAATTGGATCACCTATAAAGGGGGCAACGTTAATTGGCGATGGTCCCTCAATTTTAAAAGAGGTTTCATTAGTTGGAAATAATATGATGCTTGATCCAGGTATTGGAACTTGTGGAAAAGCTGGGCAGGGTGTTCCAGTAGGTGTAGCGCAACCATCGATCCTAATTGATAAAATGACGGTTGGTGGAACTCAATTATAA
- a CDS encoding TldD/PmbA family protein: MVKDQDYLKKTASFCIDLAKKLGATDSSAAVMHSISETVNFRNKKLDESDRSDSLGVSLTTYIGKKKSSISSSNLTEENIKKLVERCIETTKITPEDEYNSLPDKDLLGNKINDLNLYDDDHIENDEKIEYLKEVEEAAFQKKEIINTETGFSESKSNFILASSDGFLNGYKSSSFSASCVAVAKDSNNKMERDYEFTSTCHLNDMLKPSQIGDMAAKKTLQKLDPRKIESEKISIVFDRRISKGILSAFASAISASSIARGTSFLKNKINEEIFTSSINIFDKPNIVKGLGSRYFDSEGVNTDELKLVDQGILKHYLVDTYNGKKLKLKSNGRSGGTSNLFFEKGSISYKNLLKLNSRILYITETIGHGSNLVTGDYSVGANGFMVEDGIFKYPVSEITIAGNFKDIFKNITLADDLEFKYSTNAPTMLIEGMVVAGK, encoded by the coding sequence ATGGTTAAAGATCAAGATTATTTAAAAAAGACAGCTTCTTTTTGCATAGATTTAGCAAAAAAACTTGGAGCAACAGATTCAAGCGCAGCTGTTATGCATTCCATTTCAGAAACAGTAAATTTCAGAAATAAAAAATTAGATGAATCTGATAGATCGGATAGCCTAGGCGTTAGTCTTACAACTTATATTGGCAAAAAAAAATCTAGTATTTCTTCTTCAAATCTTACAGAAGAAAATATCAAGAAATTGGTAGAAAGATGTATTGAGACAACAAAAATTACTCCAGAAGATGAATATAATTCATTACCAGATAAAGACTTACTGGGTAATAAAATAAATGATCTAAATTTATATGATGATGACCATATAGAGAATGATGAAAAAATTGAATATTTAAAAGAAGTAGAAGAGGCTGCATTTCAAAAAAAAGAAATTATTAATACAGAAACTGGTTTCTCCGAGTCAAAATCAAATTTTATATTAGCAAGCAGTGATGGGTTTTTAAATGGTTATAAGTCGTCTTCTTTTTCAGCCTCATGTGTTGCTGTAGCAAAAGATTCTAATAATAAAATGGAGAGAGATTATGAATTTACCAGCACCTGTCATCTAAATGACATGTTAAAACCTAGCCAAATTGGTGACATGGCAGCAAAAAAAACACTACAAAAATTAGATCCAAGAAAAATAGAAAGTGAAAAAATTAGCATTGTCTTTGATAGAAGAATTTCAAAAGGAATATTAAGTGCTTTTGCGAGTGCAATATCTGCTTCATCTATAGCAAGGGGTACATCTTTTTTAAAAAATAAAATTAATGAAGAGATTTTTACGTCTTCAATAAATATTTTTGATAAACCGAATATAGTTAAAGGATTAGGGTCAAGATATTTTGATTCTGAAGGAGTGAATACTGATGAATTAAAATTGGTAGATCAAGGTATTTTAAAACATTATTTAGTAGATACTTATAATGGAAAAAAGTTAAAGCTTAAGTCAAATGGTAGAAGTGGCGGAACAAGTAATTTATTTTTTGAAAAAGGGTCTATCTCATATAAAAATCTTTTAAAACTAAATTCAAGAATTCTTTATATTACTGAAACAATTGGTCATGGAAGTAATTTGGTTACAGGAGATTATTCAGTTGGTGCTAATGGATTTATGGTTGAAGATGGAATATTTAAATATCCCGTTAGTGAAATTACAATAGCTGGAAATTTTAAAGATATATTTAAGAACATAACACTGGCAGATGATCTTGAGTTTAAATACTCAACGAATGCGCCAACAATGTTAATAGAAGGTATGGTTGTTGCTGGTAAATGA
- a CDS encoding NAD(P)/FAD-dependent oxidoreductase yields MKNFCIIGSGISGATIAKALSKKFSLDVYDKARGAGGRSANKKLNMNESFDHGVQYISPKSDEFKKFIKNLITKKIVKKWPGKHLFLNTDKKEDKKHIKIIGKRGNNAISKYLLKDINCNFNSEVIKILNKNKVWEIYFSDGSKKLYKSLILTCPFPQLKKLSKKYIKHSFINQRIKMDANITVMMTIKKSKLNISSYFFNDKILGWAGNENSKMRFKSKNDLWTLQSTYLWANKKIDKNRENKKLNNKIMIEQFFKLTGIKKTKVLFSLNHGWKYSSNPKPLKIKSYWNSSLKLGVCADWFVGPRLESGWVSAQDLFNKINR; encoded by the coding sequence ATGAAAAATTTCTGTATTATTGGCTCAGGTATTTCTGGTGCAACAATTGCTAAAGCACTCAGTAAAAAATTTTCACTAGATGTTTACGATAAAGCAAGAGGAGCCGGAGGAAGATCAGCCAATAAAAAGCTTAATATGAATGAAAGTTTTGATCATGGTGTCCAATATATTTCACCAAAAAGTGATGAATTTAAAAAATTTATAAAAAATTTAATCACCAAAAAAATTGTTAAAAAATGGCCAGGAAAACATTTATTTTTAAATACCGATAAGAAGGAAGATAAAAAACATATTAAGATAATTGGAAAAAGGGGTAATAACGCAATCAGCAAATATCTATTAAAAGATATCAACTGCAATTTTAATAGTGAAGTTATTAAAATTTTAAATAAAAATAAAGTGTGGGAAATATATTTTTCTGACGGGTCAAAAAAATTATATAAATCATTAATATTAACCTGTCCATTTCCTCAATTAAAAAAACTTTCAAAAAAATATATTAAACATTCATTTATTAATCAAAGAATAAAAATGGATGCAAATATAACAGTCATGATGACTATTAAAAAAAGCAAGCTTAATATAAGTAGTTATTTTTTTAATGATAAAATTTTAGGTTGGGCTGGAAATGAAAATAGTAAAATGCGTTTTAAAAGTAAAAATGATCTTTGGACCTTGCAAAGTACTTACCTATGGGCAAATAAAAAAATTGATAAAAATCGAGAAAATAAAAAATTGAACAACAAGATTATGATTGAACAGTTTTTTAAACTTACAGGCATCAAAAAAACTAAAGTTTTATTTTCATTAAACCATGGCTGGAAATATTCATCCAACCCAAAACCCTTGAAAATTAAAAGTTATTGGAATTCTTCTTTAAAACTTGGAGTTTGTGCAGATTGGTTTGTTGGACCTAGACTTGAGTCGGGATGGGTAAGCGCTCAAGATCTTTTTAATAAAATAAATAGATAG
- a CDS encoding DUF6134 family protein — translation MKKFFILIFFLTYSFSSNAHMAHYNKFNKIEMEILKDGEVIGYNYYFFKKDGDKTTVTNQIKFTVKLFGATIFKIEGYGEEKYIKDQLISFNSKTLQNDKKKYVNLEFNEQTNKFDIQGSSYNGIASTNNIVGNWWSHKILQTDSQISPVSGSIKEQVVTFIAKEKIKLYGKTYDVDHFKLTSKDMSLPKDKRLNFDIWFDKKNSLILKVTYSRLGNWEYKVKKFE, via the coding sequence ATGAAAAAATTTTTTATACTAATATTTTTCTTAACATATTCATTCAGCTCTAATGCTCATATGGCGCATTATAATAAATTTAATAAAATTGAAATGGAGATTTTAAAAGATGGTGAAGTTATTGGTTATAATTATTATTTTTTCAAAAAAGATGGAGATAAGACAACAGTTACAAATCAAATTAAATTTACAGTAAAATTATTTGGCGCAACAATTTTTAAAATTGAAGGTTATGGAGAGGAAAAATATATTAAAGATCAATTAATTTCTTTTAACTCTAAAACACTTCAAAATGATAAAAAAAAATATGTAAATTTAGAATTTAATGAACAAACAAATAAATTTGATATTCAAGGTTCTTCCTATAATGGTATAGCATCAACAAATAACATAGTTGGTAATTGGTGGAGCCACAAAATTTTACAAACTGATAGTCAAATTAGTCCTGTATCAGGTAGTATCAAAGAACAAGTAGTAACCTTTATTGCTAAAGAAAAAATCAAACTCTATGGTAAAACTTACGACGTAGATCATTTTAAATTAACCTCAAAAGACATGTCTTTACCAAAAGACAAAAGACTTAATTTTGATATATGGTTTGATAAAAAAAATTCGTTAATTTTAAAAGTTACTTATTCAAGATTGGGAAATTGGGAATATAAGGTTAAAAAGTTTGAATAA
- a CDS encoding YczE/YyaS/YitT family protein, with protein MFLKIKNIPKVYWSSEKPLNLKPKISTFFFLCLGLTLFGLGEGLLIVSFAGASPWSVLAQGIALNVDFSTGIITIFVSIGVLLLWVPLKQKPGIGTILNAIIIGLMIDVCIKFVPTPDNYISQILLAIIAVLTVGLGGGIYLVANLGAGPRDGLMVGLQKKTNLPIATVRAFLEITAMSIGWYLGGTVGVGTLLFALGIGPSVALSLFIVGKSFN; from the coding sequence ATGTTCTTAAAAATAAAAAATATTCCCAAAGTATATTGGAGTTCTGAAAAACCATTAAATCTTAAACCAAAAATTTCAACTTTCTTTTTTTTGTGTCTTGGATTAACTTTATTTGGGCTGGGCGAAGGATTATTGATAGTCTCTTTTGCTGGAGCTTCGCCTTGGTCTGTTCTTGCACAAGGTATTGCATTGAATGTTGATTTCTCTACTGGAATAATAACTATATTTGTGAGTATAGGTGTTTTGCTCCTATGGGTGCCATTAAAACAAAAACCTGGAATTGGAACAATCTTAAATGCAATAATTATTGGGTTAATGATTGATGTCTGTATAAAATTTGTGCCAACTCCTGATAATTATATTTCTCAAATACTTTTGGCAATTATAGCAGTACTCACTGTAGGACTTGGTGGGGGTATTTATTTAGTTGCTAATTTAGGAGCTGGACCAAGAGATGGACTAATGGTGGGCTTACAAAAAAAAACAAATTTACCAATTGCTACTGTTAGAGCTTTTCTTGAAATTACAGCGATGTCTATAGGTTGGTATCTTGGAGGAACTGTAGGAGTTGGAACTTTATTATTCGCTCTTGGAATAGGACCTTCTGTTGCTCTTAGTTTATTTATTGTTGGAAAGTCTTTTAATTAA
- the typA gene encoding translational GTPase TypA yields MSNNIRNITIIAHVDHGKTTMIDNLMKQSGSFRENEVVDERLMDSGELEKERGITILAKPASIDWQDTRVNIIDTPGHRDFAAEVERVLSMADGALLLIDSAEGVMPQTKFVLAKALKQGLKPIVVINKLDKADQRANEVLDETFDLFVSLDANEEQLDFPVMYASGRSGWASKEVDGPRENLHPLLDLIIEHVKPAELDKTKPFAMLSTLLYADSFLGRSLVGKISQGTAKANQPIKAINLKGEKVDEGRLTKIFRYEGTKKVPIEVGEAGDIVVIAGLEKANVADTICDLEVNDPLPATPIDPPTMSITISVNSSPLAGTEGKKLTSTQIRDRLVTEAQNNVGISFSQNANVDAFVISGRGELMLEILLTQMRREGFEMTVSPPKVLYQKDEGGNRMEPIEEITVDVDEEFSSKIIDSMNRRKGKLLDLKDTGKDKKRLIFHAPTRGLMGYTSRFLTLTKGTGVINRIFHGYGKFEGEMDGRKNGALISMANGKAVAFAIFNLQARGEMFVTHNDPVYEGMIVGLAPKAGDMIINVMKGKQLTNMRTQGTDENVVLTPVRQMSIAEQLSMLNTDEALEITPKSLRLRKAILNPNDRKKNEKSSTPL; encoded by the coding sequence ATGAGTAACAATATTCGAAACATCACAATTATTGCTCACGTCGACCATGGTAAGACAACCATGATTGACAATCTAATGAAACAAAGTGGTTCATTTAGAGAAAATGAAGTTGTAGATGAAAGATTGATGGACTCTGGAGAGTTAGAAAAAGAAAGAGGAATAACTATTCTAGCTAAGCCAGCCTCTATTGATTGGCAAGATACAAGAGTTAATATTATCGATACACCCGGTCACAGAGATTTTGCGGCCGAAGTAGAGCGTGTTTTAAGTATGGCTGATGGTGCTTTATTATTGATTGACTCTGCCGAAGGTGTAATGCCACAAACAAAATTTGTACTAGCAAAAGCTCTTAAGCAAGGGTTAAAACCAATTGTTGTAATTAACAAACTAGATAAAGCTGATCAAAGAGCTAACGAAGTTTTAGATGAAACATTTGACTTATTTGTAAGTTTAGATGCAAACGAGGAACAATTAGACTTTCCAGTTATGTACGCAAGTGGAAGATCTGGATGGGCAAGTAAAGAGGTGGATGGCCCAAGAGAAAATTTACACCCATTATTAGATTTAATTATAGAACATGTTAAGCCAGCAGAACTTGATAAGACAAAACCTTTCGCAATGTTATCTACTTTATTATATGCAGACAGTTTCTTAGGCAGAAGTTTGGTTGGAAAAATATCTCAAGGAACAGCAAAAGCTAACCAACCTATTAAAGCAATAAATCTTAAAGGTGAGAAAGTTGACGAAGGTAGATTAACTAAAATTTTTAGATACGAAGGAACAAAGAAAGTACCAATTGAAGTTGGTGAAGCAGGAGATATTGTTGTAATTGCAGGTTTAGAAAAAGCTAACGTAGCAGATACAATTTGTGATCTTGAAGTAAATGATCCACTTCCTGCAACTCCGATAGATCCTCCAACGATGTCTATTACAATAAGTGTAAATAGTTCACCTTTAGCTGGAACAGAAGGTAAAAAATTAACAAGTACTCAAATTAGAGATAGATTGGTCACTGAAGCACAAAACAATGTTGGAATTTCTTTTTCTCAAAATGCAAATGTAGATGCTTTTGTAATTAGTGGTCGTGGTGAGCTAATGCTTGAAATATTATTAACACAAATGAGACGTGAAGGTTTTGAAATGACAGTAAGTCCTCCAAAAGTTTTATACCAAAAAGATGAGGGTGGAAATAGAATGGAACCGATTGAAGAAATTACCGTTGATGTAGATGAAGAGTTTTCGTCAAAAATCATAGACTCTATGAATAGAAGAAAAGGTAAATTACTTGATCTTAAAGATACAGGAAAAGATAAAAAAAGATTAATTTTTCATGCACCAACAAGGGGCTTGATGGGTTACACAAGTAGATTTTTAACTTTAACAAAAGGTACTGGTGTAATTAACAGAATCTTCCATGGTTATGGAAAATTTGAAGGTGAAATGGATGGCAGAAAAAATGGTGCTTTAATTTCAATGGCAAACGGAAAAGCTGTTGCATTTGCAATATTTAACCTACAGGCGAGAGGTGAAATGTTTGTAACTCATAATGATCCGGTTTATGAAGGAATGATTGTTGGATTAGCCCCAAAAGCTGGTGATATGATTATTAACGTTATGAAGGGTAAACAGTTAACCAATATGAGAACTCAAGGAACTGACGAAAATGTTGTACTTACTCCAGTTAGACAAATGTCAATTGCAGAACAGCTAAGCATGCTAAACACTGATGAAGCATTAGAAATTACCCCTAAATCTCTTAGATTAAGAAAAGCAATTCTTAATCCTAATGATAGAAAAAAGAACGAAAAATCGTCAACACCTCTTTAA